A region of the Candidatus Nanosynbacter lyticus genome:
ATTACCATCGGCGAGCATCACACTCCCCTGTTCCGTGGCGGCGTAGCGGATCTTAATATGACATTTGGATTAGCAATTGTGACAATTGTCGCCGCACAAGTTTATGCCTTTAAATACTTAGGTTTTAAGGGGAATATGGGACGATATTTTGTTAATCCACTGCGCGACCCAATTATGGCGTTCGTTGGTATTTTGGAGTTGGTGGCAGAGTTTTCGCGAATGCTAGGTCTGAGTTTTCGCTTGTTTGGTAACGTTTTGGCTGGCGAAATTCTATTGGCTATCATTGCTTATATGACGCAATTTATGTCACCAGCTGCACTGCAGCCTTTCTATTTCTTCGAGTTATTTATCGGCGGCATTCAGGCATACATTTTCTTTATGTTGTCAACGGTGTTTATTTCCCTGGGGCTGGCTCACCACGATTCACACGAGCCACTTGATGATGTTCACTCCTCTGTTGAAGCTAAGAAATTAGTGACGGCAGAAAGTGATTAAATTAGTTAACAATTAATTAAAGGAGAATATTAAAAATGGAAGCATTATCATTTGCACTTACCTACGCAATCCCAGCTGCATTTGCGGCAATCGGCGCTGCAATCGTTGGCGCAGCTGCTATGAACGCCGCTGGTCGCAACCCAGAAAAAATCAACGACCTACGCACAATGATGATTTTGGGTATCTCTTTCATCGACGCGATTGCTATTATTGGTTTCGTCGCAGCAATCGTCGGCAAAGTTATGTAGTTTTCGGAGTAAATTGTGGAGAGAATATTAACACAATTTGCCAATTCTGGCGCGTCAGAGAAGGCTGATTTGCTGAGCTCGCTAGGGATTGATTGGACATTGCTAGCACTTCAGACAGTAGCGTTTCTGATTCTGCTTTTCGTGCTGCGTAAGTTTGTCTATCCGCCAATGATGGAGATGCTTGTTAAGCGCGAGAAAGACCTTAAGGCTGCGGACGCGGCGGCGAAATCAGCCAAAGAAAATGCTGATAGAGCCGAAGAGATGACTGCCGAGATGGTGCGAAAAGCCCGAGTTGAAGCTAGTAATATCGTAGCATCAGCTCGAGAAGAAGCAGCCGAGGTTGTTGAGGAAGCGGCTAAAAAAGCCACCGCCAAGTCGGAGGCCTTGATTAAAGAAGCTCATAATACAATTGCCCAGGAAGTTAAAAACGCTAAGAAAGAATTGCATAATTCAACTCTGGAATTGGTAGCTGAGGCGGCTGGCAAAGTCTTAAACGAGAAGATTAATTCTAAAAAGGATGCAAAGCTAATCTCGACCGCGCTAGAGGAGGCTGAATAGATGCGATTGGTGTCCAGGCGAAAGTTGGCAAAATACGCAGCTGAGCAGATTATGGCTGGCAATGATACGATTATGGAAGAAATTGCTAGTTTGTTGGTTCATGAAAAACGCCAGCGAGAGATTGAGTTGTTAGTGAGGGATGTCGAAGCAGAATTGGCTGAGCATGGTGAAATCGTGGCGTCAGTTGAAAGCGCAAGGAAGCTTGATGTTGATACAAAGCGAGAGATAGAAAAATATCTGATGTCTGCAGTGAGCGCCAATAATAATAAGTCGAAGGTGACGCTGAAGGAATCAATTGACCCAACGCTAATTGGTGGCTTCAAGCTACGAACGCCAACCGCAACGCTGGACGCGACGATTGCCAAGAAATTAAACGACTTGCGGGCGAAGAAAATCTAGGAGGAAAAATGAGCAAGATTGATGTGACAGAACTAGCCAAAAGCCTGCGGGAAAAAATCGCGCAGCTGGAGGCGACGGAAGGACTAGAGGACGCTGGTGTGGTCATCCGCGTCGGTGACGGCGTGGCATGGGTGCACGGCCTCAGTAAAGCTGGCTACAGCGAAGTGCTAGAAATTGAAACTGATGGCGGCACAGTGGAAGCCTTTGCGCTGAACTTGATGGA
Encoded here:
- the atpB gene encoding F0F1 ATP synthase subunit A, whose translation is MINYIASAGPHISVKVDEVFNIAGVSITNSHLVGILGLVALVWLMFRTRVAVLGKKKHNFATMLAQWTFDGLYNTVHQVIPDEKWARKVAPLCITLFFFIVAQYWLGLLPIVGPITIGEHHTPLFRGGVADLNMTFGLAIVTIVAAQVYAFKYLGFKGNMGRYFVNPLRDPIMAFVGILELVAEFSRMLGLSFRLFGNVLAGEILLAIIAYMTQFMSPAALQPFYFFELFIGGIQAYIFFMLSTVFISLGLAHHDSHEPLDDVHSSVEAKKLVTAESD
- a CDS encoding H+-transporting ATPase — its product is MEALSFALTYAIPAAFAAIGAAIVGAAAMNAAGRNPEKINDLRTMMILGISFIDAIAIIGFVAAIVGKVM
- the atpF gene encoding F0F1 ATP synthase subunit B, translated to MERILTQFANSGASEKADLLSSLGIDWTLLALQTVAFLILLFVLRKFVYPPMMEMLVKREKDLKAADAAAKSAKENADRAEEMTAEMVRKARVEASNIVASAREEAAEVVEEAAKKATAKSEALIKEAHNTIAQEVKNAKKELHNSTLELVAEAAGKVLNEKINSKKDAKLISTALEEAE
- a CDS encoding F0F1 ATP synthase subunit delta, translated to MRLVSRRKLAKYAAEQIMAGNDTIMEEIASLLVHEKRQREIELLVRDVEAELAEHGEIVASVESARKLDVDTKREIEKYLMSAVSANNNKSKVTLKESIDPTLIGGFKLRTPTATLDATIAKKLNDLRAKKI